One region of Desulforegula conservatrix Mb1Pa genomic DNA includes:
- a CDS encoding YkgJ family cysteine cluster protein produces MQEDFLRPINPEDEIPFVCLYDKNCPNLCCIDPNQCMTPYDIIRLKNHFKMSSSSFLAKYTMQHIGPESGLPMVTLKPDNFEKKACPFLTENGCGVYKDRPGSCRLYPLARGVSRSRETGEIREFYALIEEPHCRGINQKSGITVKEWIKRQEISKFNELNDLLMEIIGMKNVYMPGQADENFRRRFFMVCYDIDTFRANIRLKNILGDFALKVSPEMLEKAETDDEILLRIGLDWLKDTFFMQVNI; encoded by the coding sequence ATGCAAGAAGATTTCTTAAGGCCAATCAACCCTGAAGATGAAATACCTTTTGTCTGCTTATATGACAAAAACTGCCCCAATCTCTGCTGCATAGACCCCAATCAGTGCATGACCCCATACGATATCATACGCCTGAAGAATCATTTCAAAATGTCTTCATCCAGTTTTCTGGCCAAATACACCATGCAGCATATAGGCCCTGAATCAGGTCTGCCAATGGTCACACTCAAGCCAGATAATTTCGAAAAAAAGGCCTGCCCCTTCCTCACTGAAAACGGCTGCGGAGTTTATAAAGACAGACCAGGATCATGCAGACTCTATCCGCTTGCAAGAGGGGTTTCAAGAAGCCGTGAAACCGGAGAAATACGTGAATTCTATGCCCTCATCGAAGAGCCTCACTGCCGAGGCATAAATCAGAAAAGCGGCATTACCGTAAAAGAATGGATAAAACGTCAGGAAATTTCAAAATTCAATGAATTGAATGATCTCCTAATGGAAATAATAGGCATGAAAAATGTTTACATGCCTGGTCAGGCAGACGAAAATTTCAGGCGCCGTTTTTTCATGGTCTGCTATGACATTGACACATTCAGAGCCAACATAAGACTTAAAAATATCCTTGGTGACTTTGCGTTAAAGGTAAGCCCGGAAATGCTTGAAAAGGCTGAAACAGATG